In one Candidatus Bathyarchaeota archaeon genomic region, the following are encoded:
- a CDS encoding SCP2 sterol-binding domain-containing protein — MSYDDIVKESIERINERSKTDEELKRILKEYDGRRLVVNVVDDVTYAVNISSDGLSVDTSTTANPEDMYLEIDKDAIKKIVNQEINILSAATLMLSGKIKIRNIGAKELDLVRGFFGS; from the coding sequence TTGTCATACGATGATATTGTAAAAGAGAGTATAGAACGCATTAATGAAAGGTCAAAAACTGATGAAGAATTGAAACGAATTCTCAAAGAGTATGATGGAAGAAGATTGGTTGTGAATGTTGTAGATGACGTAACTTATGCTGTAAATATTTCATCTGATGGTTTATCTGTTGATACTTCCACTACTGCTAATCCTGAAGATATGTATCTTGAGATAGACAAGGATGCTATAAAGAAGATAGTTAATCAAGAGATCAATATTTTATCAGCAGCCACCTTAATGCTTTCTGGCAAGATCAAGATTCGTAATATCGGAGCAAAGGAGCTAGACCTTGTAAGAGGATTTTTTGGTTCTTAA